A stretch of the Ictidomys tridecemlineatus isolate mIctTri1 chromosome 5, mIctTri1.hap1, whole genome shotgun sequence genome encodes the following:
- the Snx5 gene encoding sorting nexin-5 isoform X1: MAAVPELLQQQEEDRNKLRSVSVDLNVDPSLQIDIPDALSERDKVKFTVHTKTTLPTFQSSEFSVTRQHEDFVWLHDTLIETTDYAGLIIPPAPTKPDFDGPREKMQKLGEGEGSMTKEEFAKMKQELEAEYLAVFKKTVSSHEVFLQRLSSHPVLSKDRNFHVFLEYDQDLSVRRKNTKEMFGGFFKSVVKSADEVLFSGVKEVDDFFEQEKNFLINYYNRIKDSCAKADRMTRSHKNVADDYIHTAASLQSLALEEPTVIKKYLLKVAELFEKLRKVEGRVSSDEDLKLTELLRYYMLNIEAAKDLLYRRTKALIDYENSNKALDKARLKSKDVKLAEAHQQECCQKFEQLSESAKEELINFKRKRVAAFRKNLIEMSELEIKHARNNVSLLQSCIDLFKNN, translated from the exons ATGGCCGCGGTTCCCGAGTTGctgcagcagcaggaggaggaccgtAACAAG CTGAGGTCTGTGTCTGTGGACCTGAATGTTGATCCCTCACTTCAGATTGACATACCTGATGCACTCAGTGAGAGAGATAAGGTCAAGTTTACAGTGCACACCAAG ACTACACTGCCCACTTTTCAGAGCTCAGAGTTTTCTGTTACAAGGCAACATGAAGACTTCGTGTGGCTACATGATACACTTATTGAAACCACAGACTATGCTGGGCTTATT ATTCCCCCTGCTCCTACAAAACCAGATTTCGATGGTCCTCGAGAAAAGATGCAGAAACTGGGAGAGGGTGAAGGGTCTATGACCAAAGAAGAGTTTGCAAAGATGAAGCAAGAACTGGAAGC TGAATATCTCGCTGTCTTTAAGAAGACTGTGTCCTCTCATGAAGTATTTCTTCAGCGGCTTTCTTCTCATCCTGTTCTCAGTAAAGATCGAAACTTTCATGTTTTCCTGGAATATGATCAGGAT CTAAGTGTTAGGCGGAAAAATACCAAAGAAATGTTTGGTGGCTTCTTTAAAAGTGTGGTGAAAAGTGCTGATGAAGTTCTTTTTTCTGGAGTTAAG GAGGTAGATGACTTCTTTGAGCAAGAGAAGAACTTCCTTATTAACTATTACAACAGGATCAAGGATTCCTGTGCTAAAGCTGACAGAATGACCAGATCTCACAAAA ATGTTGCTGATGACTATATTCACACTGCGGCCTCCTTGCAGAGCCTGGCTTTAGAAGAACCCACAGTCATCAAAAA ATACCTATTGAAGGTTGCTGAACTGTTTGAAAAACTTAGG aaagtggAGGGTCGTGTTTCATCAGATGAAGATTTAAAGCTGACAGAGCTTCTTCGATACTACATGCTCAATATAGAGGCTGCAAAG GATCTTTTATACAGACGCACCAAAGCCCTCATTGACTATGAGAACTCAAACAAAGCTCTGGATAAGGCCCGGTTAAAAAGCAAAGATGTCAAGTTGGCTGAGGCACACCAACAGGAATGTTGCCAGAAATTTGAACAGCTTTCTGAATCTGCAAAAGAAG AACTTATAAATTTCAAACGGAAGAGAGTGGCAGCGTTTAGAAAAAACCTAATTGAGATGTCTGAACTGGAAATAAAGCATGCCAGA aacaaTGTCTCCCTCTTGCAGAGCTGCATTGACTTATTCAAGAACAACTGA
- the Snx5 gene encoding sorting nexin-5 isoform X2, protein MNVLRSVSVDLNVDPSLQIDIPDALSERDKVKFTVHTKTTLPTFQSSEFSVTRQHEDFVWLHDTLIETTDYAGLIIPPAPTKPDFDGPREKMQKLGEGEGSMTKEEFAKMKQELEAEYLAVFKKTVSSHEVFLQRLSSHPVLSKDRNFHVFLEYDQDLSVRRKNTKEMFGGFFKSVVKSADEVLFSGVKEVDDFFEQEKNFLINYYNRIKDSCAKADRMTRSHKNVADDYIHTAASLQSLALEEPTVIKKYLLKVAELFEKLRKVEGRVSSDEDLKLTELLRYYMLNIEAAKDLLYRRTKALIDYENSNKALDKARLKSKDVKLAEAHQQECCQKFEQLSESAKEELINFKRKRVAAFRKNLIEMSELEIKHARNNVSLLQSCIDLFKNN, encoded by the exons ATGAATGTG CTGAGGTCTGTGTCTGTGGACCTGAATGTTGATCCCTCACTTCAGATTGACATACCTGATGCACTCAGTGAGAGAGATAAGGTCAAGTTTACAGTGCACACCAAG ACTACACTGCCCACTTTTCAGAGCTCAGAGTTTTCTGTTACAAGGCAACATGAAGACTTCGTGTGGCTACATGATACACTTATTGAAACCACAGACTATGCTGGGCTTATT ATTCCCCCTGCTCCTACAAAACCAGATTTCGATGGTCCTCGAGAAAAGATGCAGAAACTGGGAGAGGGTGAAGGGTCTATGACCAAAGAAGAGTTTGCAAAGATGAAGCAAGAACTGGAAGC TGAATATCTCGCTGTCTTTAAGAAGACTGTGTCCTCTCATGAAGTATTTCTTCAGCGGCTTTCTTCTCATCCTGTTCTCAGTAAAGATCGAAACTTTCATGTTTTCCTGGAATATGATCAGGAT CTAAGTGTTAGGCGGAAAAATACCAAAGAAATGTTTGGTGGCTTCTTTAAAAGTGTGGTGAAAAGTGCTGATGAAGTTCTTTTTTCTGGAGTTAAG GAGGTAGATGACTTCTTTGAGCAAGAGAAGAACTTCCTTATTAACTATTACAACAGGATCAAGGATTCCTGTGCTAAAGCTGACAGAATGACCAGATCTCACAAAA ATGTTGCTGATGACTATATTCACACTGCGGCCTCCTTGCAGAGCCTGGCTTTAGAAGAACCCACAGTCATCAAAAA ATACCTATTGAAGGTTGCTGAACTGTTTGAAAAACTTAGG aaagtggAGGGTCGTGTTTCATCAGATGAAGATTTAAAGCTGACAGAGCTTCTTCGATACTACATGCTCAATATAGAGGCTGCAAAG GATCTTTTATACAGACGCACCAAAGCCCTCATTGACTATGAGAACTCAAACAAAGCTCTGGATAAGGCCCGGTTAAAAAGCAAAGATGTCAAGTTGGCTGAGGCACACCAACAGGAATGTTGCCAGAAATTTGAACAGCTTTCTGAATCTGCAAAAGAAG AACTTATAAATTTCAAACGGAAGAGAGTGGCAGCGTTTAGAAAAAACCTAATTGAGATGTCTGAACTGGAAATAAAGCATGCCAGA aacaaTGTCTCCCTCTTGCAGAGCTGCATTGACTTATTCAAGAACAACTGA